The Hymenobacter sp. DG25A nucleotide sequence CTTGCGTACTGTCGGTCATTACGTTTTTGAGCTCTTCTACCCCTTCGGGCTCAGCGTTACATACGGGATAATGCATTCCTCCAGGGAGATGCCGCCGTGCTGAAACGTGTCCTTGTAGTAGTTCACGTAGTAGTTGTAGTTGTTGGGGTAGGCGAAGAAATAGTCGCCGACGGTGAAGACGTAGGCGGTGCTTACGTTTTCGCGGGGCAGAAATACACGCTCCGGCTTGCGCACCACAAATACGTCACGGCTTTCATCGAAGCCTAGGTTTTTGCCGTGCTTGTAGCGCAGGTTGGTGTTGGTGTTCCGGTCGCCCACAATTTTGTAGGGGCGTTTTACGCGGATGGTGCCGTGGTCGGTGGTGATGATGAGCTTGCCCTTTTTCTCGGCAATAACCTGCAGCATCTCATACAGCGGCGAGTGCAGGAACCAGGAGCGGGTGATGCTGCGGTACGCCGATTCATCGGCGGCCAGCTCCCGAATCATGGCCATGTCGGTGCGGGCGTGGGAGAGCATGTCCACGAAATTGTAGACAATGGCGTTCAGCTTATAGTTGTTGTGCAGGTTGGACATCTTGCCCAGCAAATCCTTGCCGGCCTGCAGGTTGGTTACCTTGTGGTAGCTGAACTTGTGCTTCTGGTTGGCCGTCTGGAACATGATTTCCATGAACTCGGCCTCGTTCATGTTTTTACCTTCGTCGTCATCGTCCCACACCCATAGGTTGGGATATTTCTTCTGGATTTCGCCGGGCATCATGCCTGAGAAAATGGCGTTACGGGCGTAGGCCGTGGTGGTGGGCAGAATGCTGTAGTAGGTTTCCTCGGAGTCTACCGTGAACATTTCGGCAATAATGGGCTCCAGCACCTTCCACTGGTCGTAGCGCAGGTTGTCAATCAGCAGGAAGTACACGGGCGTGTCGCCGGTTTCCTTCAGCAGCGGGAACACGCGCTCCTTAAAGAGCTGATGCGACATGAGCGGGGCATCCTTGTCGCCGTTCACCCAGTCTTCGTAGTTCTCCGTGATGAAGCGGCCGAAGTAGGAGTTGGCCTCGTCCTTCTGCATGTTGAAGACCTCGGCCATACTTTTGCCTTCAGTCTCATTGATTTCCAGCTCCCAGTACACCAGCTTCTTGTACACATCAGCCCACTCCTGCGCCGAGAGGCGGTCGGAGAGCTGCATGCCCAGCTGGCGGAAGTCGCGCTGGTAGCCGGTGTTGGTCTTTTCAGACACCAGGCGCTTGTTGTCCAGCACCTTCTTTACGGCCAGCAGAATCTGGTTAGGATTCACGGGCTTGATAAGGTAATCGGCAATTTTGGAGCCGATGGCCTCTTCCATGATATGCTCTTCCTCGCTCTTGGTAATCATAACCACGGGCACGGTAGGCTTAATGGTCTTGATTTCGGAGAGGGTTTCCAAGCCGGTGAGGCCGGGCATATTCTCGTCCAGAAATACGATGTCGTAGTTCTGTTCCTGAATCTGCTCAATGGCATCGGCGCCACTGTTCACGCCGGTTACGTCGTAGCCTTTGTCCTGTAGAAAGAGAATGTGGGGTTTCAGCAGGTCGATTTCGTCGTCGGCCCAGAGGATGCTGTAACGTTGCATGGATGGGGTTCTAGGGTTAGATGCTATACCGCCAACGGGCAGCTGGCGAAGCGGTTACACGAGCTTCTATAAAAGGCAGCCTGGTGCGGGTGCTTGGCTCCGGAAAGAGACAAATGCCTGCGGCTAGGTTGCAACTGAAGTTTCGTAAGTAGCTTTACTCCCAATCCTCGACTTTAGGTTTTGAAAAATTCGGATCAACTGCCGGAGCAGTGCCATCTTCGCCGTAAAGAAGCCGAAAATAGTTGAGTCGGACGCCGCAAGCCTGTAGCGCGAAGCTCCGGCTTCGCGTACGAGCGGAGCGAGTGCTGACGTTTGCAGACGCCTGAATACTTGCTTTGCTCGTACGCGAAGCCGGAGCTTCGCGCTACTTTCGCCCAATCATCACCCAATGAATAAAAAGAAAATCTTCAACGACCCGGTGTACGGCTTTGTCACCATCCCCACCGAGTTGTTGTTCGACCTGATTGAGCATTCCTACTTTCAGCGGCTGCGGCGCATTCAGCAGCTCGGCCTTACCGCCTTTGTATACCCGGGCGCCCTGCATACGCGCTTCCACCACGCGCTGGGTGCTATGCACCTCATGACGCTGGCCCTGCGCACGCTCAAGGACAAGGGCATCAAAATTTCGGCGAAAGAAGGTGAGGCCGCCATGGCCGCCATTCTGCTGCATGATATCGGCCACGGGCCCCTCTCCCACGCCCTGGAGCGCAGCATTTTCCATGAAGTGCACCACGAGGAGCTTAGCCTGCACCTGATGCGCAAGCTGAACGTGGAGTTTAACGGGGCGCTGGATCTGGCCATTGAAATCTTCCGGGGCACCTATTCCCGCCCGTTCTTCCATCAGCTGGTGAGCAGCCAGCTGGACATGGACCGCCTCGATTATCTAAACCGTGACTCTTTCTACACCGGCGTGCAGGAAGGCCGCCCCGGCGCCGACCGCCTTATCAAAATGCTGACGGTGGTGGACGAGCGGCTGGTGCTGGAAGAAAAAGCCGTGTACAGCATCGAGAACTTCCTGGTGAGTCGCCGCCTGATGTACTGGCAGGTGTACCTGCACAAAACGGTTACCTCGGCCGAGCAGATGATTATCCGCATCATGCAGCACGCCCGGGACTTGGTGCGCTCCGGCGTAGAGGTGCCGGCCACGCCCAATTTGCATTTCTTTCTCTCCCGCAACGTCAGCCAAAAGGAGTTTGAGGCCGATGACACCATTCTGCGCCGCTTTACCCGCCTGGACGATACCGACGTGTGGAGCGCCATTAAGCTCTGGGCCGACCACCCCGATAAGGTGCTGAACTACCTGGCCCAAAGCATGCTGGACCGGCACCTGTTCAAGATTCAGCTGCAAACCGAGCCGTTTGACGAAGATTTCCAGCTGGGCATTGTGGAGCTGATTGCCGAGCATTTCCAGCTGCCCCCGGCCTCTGCCGCCCAGCTTATGCTCACCGGCCGCATCAGCAACAACGCCTACGATGCCGATGGCCAGGACACGATTGA carries:
- a CDS encoding PglZ domain-containing protein, with translation MQRYSILWADDEIDLLKPHILFLQDKGYDVTGVNSGADAIEQIQEQNYDIVFLDENMPGLTGLETLSEIKTIKPTVPVVMITKSEEEHIMEEAIGSKIADYLIKPVNPNQILLAVKKVLDNKRLVSEKTNTGYQRDFRQLGMQLSDRLSAQEWADVYKKLVYWELEINETEGKSMAEVFNMQKDEANSYFGRFITENYEDWVNGDKDAPLMSHQLFKERVFPLLKETGDTPVYFLLIDNLRYDQWKVLEPIIAEMFTVDSEETYYSILPTTTAYARNAIFSGMMPGEIQKKYPNLWVWDDDDEGKNMNEAEFMEIMFQTANQKHKFSYHKVTNLQAGKDLLGKMSNLHNNYKLNAIVYNFVDMLSHARTDMAMIRELAADESAYRSITRSWFLHSPLYEMLQVIAEKKGKLIITTDHGTIRVKRPYKIVGDRNTNTNLRYKHGKNLGFDESRDVFVVRKPERVFLPRENVSTAYVFTVGDYFFAYPNNYNYYVNYYKDTFQHGGISLEECIIPYVTLSPKG
- a CDS encoding HD domain-containing protein, whose product is MNKKKIFNDPVYGFVTIPTELLFDLIEHSYFQRLRRIQQLGLTAFVYPGALHTRFHHALGAMHLMTLALRTLKDKGIKISAKEGEAAMAAILLHDIGHGPLSHALERSIFHEVHHEELSLHLMRKLNVEFNGALDLAIEIFRGTYSRPFFHQLVSSQLDMDRLDYLNRDSFYTGVQEGRPGADRLIKMLTVVDERLVLEEKAVYSIENFLVSRRLMYWQVYLHKTVTSAEQMIIRIMQHARDLVRSGVEVPATPNLHFFLSRNVSQKEFEADDTILRRFTRLDDTDVWSAIKLWADHPDKVLNYLAQSMLDRHLFKIQLQTEPFDEDFQLGIVELIAEHFQLPPASAAQLMLTGRISNNAYDADGQDTIDVLTKRGSVINVAEASDLPNIKALGQRVEKHYICYPKEIL